A single window of Microbispora hainanensis DNA harbors:
- a CDS encoding FAD-binding oxidoreductase → MSERDVRDALEATGVAVRGAGDEDEVAGVRPRWVALPESAEEIAAVMRVCAAHDLAAVATGGGTKLHWGAPPRRCDVLVDLCCMNRVMEHAAGDLVVRAQAGVTVEALARALAEEGQELALDVPVPGTTVGGLLATGVAGPRRFRHGTARDLLIGVTVVLADGTIARSGGKVVKNVAGYDLGKLFTGSYGTLGIIADATFRLHPLPAARAWVTATVERPVTVTVEPYVYEGKTLETTSTGVAASLHAAIPAITESPLEPSAVEVDWPDVEGPCTVAVLVEGAAAAERAKALCGLMGETAEVTEEPPPWWGLLPEPPAPDRPPGGTTNGGTGSEGTTSGVAGEGTGSTGGGEILLEVRNIPYRLAGSFVGPFEAAREAGVRASVRGSLAASVLHVALPPDTEPGRVAAFTSQLRDHMETDGEGRVVVLAVPPEAGRRLDRWGHVGALRLMQRVKERFDPDRRLSPGRFPGGI, encoded by the coding sequence ATGAGCGAGCGGGACGTCAGGGACGCGCTGGAGGCGACGGGTGTGGCCGTGCGCGGGGCCGGCGACGAGGACGAGGTGGCGGGCGTTCGGCCGCGCTGGGTGGCGCTGCCCGAGTCGGCCGAGGAGATCGCGGCCGTGATGCGGGTGTGCGCCGCGCACGACCTGGCCGCCGTCGCGACCGGCGGCGGCACCAAGCTGCACTGGGGCGCCCCGCCGCGCCGCTGCGACGTGCTCGTCGACCTGTGCTGCATGAACCGGGTGATGGAGCACGCGGCGGGCGACCTGGTCGTCCGGGCGCAGGCCGGGGTGACCGTGGAGGCGCTCGCGCGCGCTCTCGCCGAGGAGGGGCAGGAGCTCGCGCTCGACGTGCCCGTGCCGGGCACCACGGTCGGCGGACTGCTGGCCACCGGCGTCGCCGGGCCGCGCAGGTTCCGCCACGGCACGGCCCGCGACCTGCTCATCGGCGTCACGGTCGTGCTCGCCGACGGCACGATCGCCAGGTCGGGCGGGAAGGTCGTCAAGAACGTCGCCGGATATGACCTCGGCAAGCTGTTCACCGGCTCGTACGGCACGCTCGGGATCATCGCGGACGCGACGTTCCGCCTCCATCCCCTGCCCGCCGCCCGCGCCTGGGTGACCGCGACCGTCGAACGGCCGGTGACCGTGACCGTCGAGCCCTACGTGTACGAGGGGAAGACGCTGGAGACCACATCCACGGGCGTCGCGGCGTCCCTGCACGCGGCGATCCCGGCGATCACCGAGTCGCCGCTGGAGCCGAGTGCGGTGGAGGTGGACTGGCCCGATGTGGAGGGGCCCTGCACGGTCGCGGTCCTGGTCGAGGGCGCCGCCGCGGCCGAGCGCGCCAAGGCGCTGTGCGGGCTGATGGGCGAGACGGCGGAGGTGACCGAGGAGCCACCACCGTGGTGGGGACTCCTGCCCGAGCCGCCGGCGCCGGACCGGCCACCCGGGGGCACGACGAACGGAGGCACGGGCAGCGAGGGCACGACGAGCGGAGTAGCGGGAGAGGGCACGGGGAGCACCGGCGGCGGGGAGATCCTGCTGGAGGTCAGGAACATCCCCTATCGGCTGGCGGGCAGCTTCGTCGGCCCCTTCGAGGCGGCCCGTGAGGCGGGCGTGCGCGCGTCGGTGCGCGGCTCCCTGGCCGCGAGCGTCCTCCACGTCGCCCTGCCGCCGGACACCGAGCCCGGACGGGTCGCCGCCTTCACGAGCCAGCTGCGCGACCACATGGAGACCGACGGCGAGGGCCGGGTCGTCGTGCTCGCCGTGCCGCCCGAGGCCGGTCGCCGCCTGGACCGGTGGGGGCACGTCGGCGCGCTCCGCCTGATGCAGCGGGTCAAGGAGCGGTTCGACCCCGATCGCCGGCTCTCCCCCGGCCGTTTCCCGGGAGGCATCTGA